Proteins encoded together in one Miscanthus floridulus cultivar M001 chromosome 16, ASM1932011v1, whole genome shotgun sequence window:
- the LOC136510053 gene encoding uncharacterized protein isoform X2, translating to MSTPPPARVVHCQEVAVAAVPLLLLASAARADDGGGCGTDGTACSGSASTRRYGAAAISAEVGAALGEAIRLVSGRWTALQMAVENQWGARDSRAKAYQFGESILFWFCHTKESAEYENLQDQEFDIPDQTQFKDGTVYHGYCKNCLCSTMDKE from the exons ATGTCCACGCCGCCTCCTGCTCGCGTCGTCCACTGCCAAGAAGTCGCCGTGGCCGCCGTGCCGCTGCTCCTCCTCGCGTCCGCCGCGCGTGCCGACGATGGAGGCGGGTGCGGGACTGACGGCACGGCCTGCTCCGGCTCCGCTTCCACTCGACGGTATGGAGCGGCGGCGATCTCAGCCGAGGTGGGGGCAGCGCTTGGAGAGGCCATTAGGTTGGTGTCCGGGCGGTGGACGGCGCTGCAGATGGCGGTGGAGAACCAGTGGGGCGCCCGCGACTCCCGCGCCAAGGCCTACCAGTTCGGCGAGTCCATCCTCTTCTGGTTCTGTCACACTAAGG AGAGTGCGGAGTACGAGAACCTCCAGGACCAGGAGTTTGATATCCCGGACCAAACCCAGTTCAAAG atggtacagtttatcatggctattgcaagaactgcttgtGTTCCACCATGGACAAGGAGTAA
- the LOC136510053 gene encoding uncharacterized protein isoform X1 has product MSTPPPARVVHCQEVAVAAVPLLLLASAARADDGGGCGTDGTACSGSASTRRYGAAAISAEVGAALGEAIRLVSGRWTALQMAVENQWGARDSRAKAYQFGESILFWFCHTKESAEYENLQDQEFDIPDQTQFKGDTHGRWSSSRCRAIAGGKVRPHLHDL; this is encoded by the exons ATGTCCACGCCGCCTCCTGCTCGCGTCGTCCACTGCCAAGAAGTCGCCGTGGCCGCCGTGCCGCTGCTCCTCCTCGCGTCCGCCGCGCGTGCCGACGATGGAGGCGGGTGCGGGACTGACGGCACGGCCTGCTCCGGCTCCGCTTCCACTCGACGGTATGGAGCGGCGGCGATCTCAGCCGAGGTGGGGGCAGCGCTTGGAGAGGCCATTAGGTTGGTGTCCGGGCGGTGGACGGCGCTGCAGATGGCGGTGGAGAACCAGTGGGGCGCCCGCGACTCCCGCGCCAAGGCCTACCAGTTCGGCGAGTCCATCCTCTTCTGGTTCTGTCACACTAAGG AGAGTGCGGAGTACGAGAACCTCCAGGACCAGGAGTTTGATATCCCGGACCAAACCCAGTTCAAAG GGGACACGCATGGCCGATGGAGTTCCAGCAGATGTCGGGCGATAGCGGGAGGTAAGGTGAGGCCACATCTCCACGATCTCTGA
- the LOC136510053 gene encoding uncharacterized protein isoform X3, with product MSTPPPARVVHCQEVAVAAVPLLLLASAARADDGGGCGTDGTACSGSASTRRYGAAAISAEVGAALGEAIRLVSGRWTALQMAVENQWGARDSRAKAYQFGESILFWFCHTKVMQEKKNHCIFK from the exons ATGTCCACGCCGCCTCCTGCTCGCGTCGTCCACTGCCAAGAAGTCGCCGTGGCCGCCGTGCCGCTGCTCCTCCTCGCGTCCGCCGCGCGTGCCGACGATGGAGGCGGGTGCGGGACTGACGGCACGGCCTGCTCCGGCTCCGCTTCCACTCGACGGTATGGAGCGGCGGCGATCTCAGCCGAGGTGGGGGCAGCGCTTGGAGAGGCCATTAGGTTGGTGTCCGGGCGGTGGACGGCGCTGCAGATGGCGGTGGAGAACCAGTGGGGCGCCCGCGACTCCCGCGCCAAGGCCTACCAGTTCGGCGAGTCCATCCTCTTCTGGTTCTGTCACACTAAGG TTATGCAAGAGAAGAAAAATCATTGCATTTTCAAGTGA